The following coding sequences lie in one Thalassoglobus polymorphus genomic window:
- a CDS encoding enolase-like domain-containing protein has product MLKVQSVRFNRHELKTRFPFRYGIASMTEVPHLFVKVEIDFAGKRSTGMSADLLPPKWFTKNPESDYETEDLPEMLNVIAHAAKCAMEIDSVPSFFEWWQQLYASQNSWAKEQGIAPLLANFGVSLIERAVIDAVCRATELTLHQLLISNRLEIDLAAIRPELQGLSPRDIVADEPSKTIQLRHTIGMGDPLTDSEILDDDRVDDGLPHSLVAALRCYGLSSFKIKLSGNREQDRERLLAIASILQDELRGPFQFTMDGNENYRDINHFRDDYEFHLSDSRLSTFFQQGLLFVEQPLHRDWSLNEDVQAALQNWTDAPPMIIDESDADLSSLPTALRLGYSGASHKNCKGITKGLLNAATIHKAKLEGRCAILSGEDLANLGPVALLQDLTMAACLGIEHVERNGHHYFAGLSIFPRQLQEQSLRNHADLFHQIESGLIAVHPQAGHLEIDSLLKSPFGMLEHPDLSLLTEWSQNAIDDDSA; this is encoded by the coding sequence ATGCTCAAAGTCCAGTCCGTTCGATTTAATCGACATGAACTGAAAACGCGATTTCCGTTCCGATACGGGATTGCCAGCATGACGGAGGTTCCGCATCTGTTTGTGAAGGTAGAGATTGATTTCGCAGGCAAACGTTCAACCGGGATGAGCGCGGACCTGCTGCCGCCAAAGTGGTTCACAAAGAACCCCGAAAGCGATTACGAGACTGAAGATCTTCCGGAAATGCTCAACGTCATTGCACATGCTGCGAAGTGTGCAATGGAGATCGATTCGGTCCCTTCGTTTTTCGAGTGGTGGCAACAGCTTTATGCTTCACAAAATAGCTGGGCGAAAGAGCAGGGGATTGCTCCTCTTCTGGCAAATTTTGGCGTCAGTCTGATCGAACGTGCTGTCATTGATGCGGTCTGTCGCGCTACCGAGTTGACACTGCATCAACTGCTGATTTCAAACCGTCTGGAAATCGATTTAGCAGCAATTCGGCCTGAGTTGCAGGGACTCTCTCCACGCGACATAGTTGCCGATGAACCCTCAAAAACGATTCAGCTCCGGCATACTATCGGAATGGGCGATCCACTGACGGACTCCGAAATCCTCGATGATGATCGTGTCGACGATGGTCTGCCGCACTCACTCGTCGCCGCCCTGCGCTGCTACGGTCTTAGCTCTTTCAAGATCAAACTCTCCGGGAATCGCGAGCAAGATCGAGAGCGACTGCTGGCGATCGCATCAATTCTTCAAGACGAGTTGAGAGGTCCATTTCAGTTCACGATGGACGGAAACGAGAACTATCGAGACATCAATCATTTTCGTGATGACTACGAATTTCATTTGAGCGACTCGCGTCTTTCGACGTTCTTTCAGCAAGGGCTTTTGTTTGTCGAGCAACCGCTTCATCGTGATTGGTCACTCAATGAAGATGTACAGGCAGCGCTCCAGAATTGGACCGATGCTCCTCCAATGATTATTGATGAATCGGACGCCGATCTCAGCAGCTTGCCGACCGCGTTGAGACTGGGTTACTCAGGAGCCAGTCACAAAAATTGCAAAGGGATCACGAAAGGATTGTTGAACGCTGCCACGATTCACAAGGCGAAGCTTGAGGGACGGTGTGCGATTTTATCGGGAGAAGATTTGGCGAATCTTGGACCGGTCGCTTTATTGCAGGACCTTACGATGGCAGCGTGTCTGGGGATTGAACACGTGGAACGAAATGGACATCACTATTTCGCCGGCCTCAGCATCTTTCCGAGACAACTCCAGGAACAATCGCTGAGAAATCATGCAGATCTCTTTCATCAAATAGAATCTGGTCTAATCGCAGTTCACCCACAAGCGGGGCATCTCGAGATTGACTCGCTACTGAAATCGCCGTTTGGAATGCTTGAGCATCCGGATCTTTCTTTGCTCACAGAATGGTCTCAGAACGCTATCGATGATGATTCAGCCTGA
- a CDS encoding VWA domain-containing protein, which translates to MKSPQWWLRAHPLRAVVHRARFLRTASRKEDDPPPRRGAFIVLTAFCLVACFAFVSLAIDIGYLVLTKTQLQNAVDSAAIAAAQEITEAIKTAPEDVENITLYAEEAAREVARQIAELNETYINKEVDVIFGARMLNEETGQYEVNWGVHPSNVVKVVARRNNEDSTAPDGKLALFFAGVTGDKYAKLQAEAIAYVEARDIVVVHDFSRSMNFDSYFNDEAAAHLSKSQIESNLGLVWSDLGISLGNMAFSPQYLSLGRTSNGTTTGVTFKYDDCTVTTSSTLRKVKIRYTDGGERTFNDLSGQTANLDGSKDIATVWITSEGPPGDFVVSNSGIDVTFPNDRLSATTNSPDPIRELYVGFTDDTDDYISFGNGGPLTYEYTSTKTIDYVYVEVLDGRSFWYYFDAPDGENPNVVERYDDTNAAVKEAFGLTGSYPYPGGSWDSFINHCRNGSELAANGYREMYGGLTWTDYTLRHQSGHWETPDLWKTRHYPFHAIKEGHFLFCNFLDKLGFGDQLGMVSYDTNHRREDYLNDPDPEIPIVDIRHDPITHNYPALKDLMAYRQAAHYSYATNMGGGLKDAISLLDDAKRDGARPTILLMTDGNTNTIDSGEDTSLPSGWNWDEMLDYDGDGNADYSTSSSQKRYVLRLAYQAVESDYTIHTMAVGIDADRDLMRAIAHIGKGHFIDIPGGVSVNDMTADVEAAFHKIASFVPSAKLMYVEE; encoded by the coding sequence ATGAAAAGTCCTCAATGGTGGTTACGCGCCCACCCCCTTCGCGCGGTTGTACATCGAGCCAGGTTTCTACGAACCGCATCTCGAAAGGAGGATGACCCGCCCCCGCGACGCGGGGCATTCATTGTCCTGACAGCTTTCTGCCTTGTCGCCTGCTTTGCATTCGTTTCGCTGGCAATCGACATTGGTTATCTCGTTTTAACCAAAACTCAGCTGCAAAACGCTGTCGATTCCGCTGCCATCGCTGCTGCTCAGGAAATCACAGAAGCAATTAAAACGGCTCCTGAGGATGTCGAAAACATCACTCTCTATGCCGAAGAAGCTGCCCGAGAAGTGGCTCGACAGATTGCGGAACTGAACGAGACCTACATCAATAAAGAAGTCGATGTCATTTTTGGAGCCCGGATGCTCAACGAAGAGACCGGTCAATATGAAGTGAACTGGGGTGTCCATCCTTCGAATGTTGTGAAAGTCGTCGCTCGTCGAAACAACGAGGACTCCACTGCCCCGGATGGGAAGCTCGCATTATTCTTCGCGGGTGTGACAGGAGACAAATACGCGAAGCTCCAGGCTGAAGCAATCGCCTATGTCGAAGCCCGCGATATCGTTGTCGTCCATGACTTCTCTCGATCCATGAACTTCGACAGTTACTTCAACGATGAAGCAGCGGCTCACTTGAGTAAATCTCAAATTGAGAGCAACCTCGGTCTCGTTTGGTCAGACCTCGGTATTTCTCTAGGAAACATGGCATTTTCCCCGCAATACCTTTCGTTGGGAAGAACGTCGAATGGCACCACGACCGGAGTCACCTTCAAGTACGATGACTGCACTGTGACGACATCAAGTACATTGCGGAAAGTCAAAATTCGCTACACCGATGGCGGCGAACGTACTTTCAATGACCTCAGCGGGCAAACAGCAAACCTGGACGGATCGAAAGACATTGCAACTGTTTGGATCACTTCAGAAGGGCCTCCCGGAGATTTTGTTGTTTCGAATTCCGGAATCGATGTCACCTTCCCTAATGATCGCCTCTCCGCGACCACGAACTCTCCCGACCCAATCCGGGAATTGTACGTCGGCTTTACGGACGACACGGACGACTATATCTCGTTTGGAAACGGAGGGCCGCTGACATATGAGTACACATCGACCAAGACCATTGATTACGTGTACGTCGAAGTCCTGGATGGTCGCTCATTCTGGTATTACTTCGATGCTCCAGACGGGGAAAACCCTAATGTTGTCGAACGATACGACGACACCAACGCAGCGGTGAAGGAAGCCTTCGGGCTCACCGGTTCCTATCCTTATCCGGGTGGAAGTTGGGATAGTTTCATCAACCACTGCCGCAATGGCTCTGAACTGGCTGCGAATGGATACCGGGAAATGTATGGCGGTCTGACTTGGACTGACTACACTCTGCGACACCAATCGGGACACTGGGAAACACCAGATTTGTGGAAAACACGTCATTACCCTTTCCATGCAATCAAAGAAGGACACTTCCTGTTCTGCAATTTTCTCGACAAACTCGGTTTTGGTGATCAACTCGGAATGGTCAGCTACGACACAAACCATCGTCGCGAAGACTATCTCAATGATCCCGACCCCGAGATTCCAATTGTCGATATCCGACACGATCCAATCACACATAATTATCCCGCATTGAAAGACCTGATGGCGTATCGACAAGCTGCCCATTATTCCTATGCGACGAATATGGGTGGTGGACTGAAGGACGCGATCTCGCTGCTTGACGATGCCAAACGTGATGGTGCTCGACCGACGATCCTTCTGATGACCGATGGAAACACAAACACCATCGACTCAGGAGAAGACACATCCTTGCCAAGCGGTTGGAACTGGGATGAAATGCTCGACTACGACGGAGACGGGAACGCTGACTACTCAACATCAAGCAGCCAGAAGCGGTACGTACTCCGCTTGGCCTACCAGGCAGTTGAGTCCGACTACACCATCCACACGATGGCTGTGGGTATTGATGCCGACCGAGACCTGATGCGAGCGATTGCTCACATCGGCAAAGGACACTTCATTGATATCCCAGGAGGAGTGAGCGTCAATGATATGACAGCTGATGTCGAAGCAGCATTCCACAAAATTGCCTCCTTCGTCCCCTCAGCAAAACTGATGTACGTGGAAGAATAG
- the purL gene encoding phosphoribosylformylglycinamidine synthase subunit PurL, whose amino-acid sequence MLWEIEMTPLGSEVDREGQLALVECQLRNLNSIRQIRTARSYLIEGKLDETSAAQAASLLSDAVVEQAVIRKLPDPTDPKQGGERLFNVLFKPGVTDNVGRTALDALKNLGVQAEGVATCRKYWINGDSDAAEVERFTTRVLSNDSIERVLDGPLQLDSLSVGGDYQFELKHVAIREMDDDALMRQSREGQLYLSLDEMQTIRAKFQELDRDPTDIELETIAQTWSEHCSHKTLAGRIAYVDENGEKRFENMLKETVFAATQTIRKNLGADDWCVSVFKDNAGIVFFDDKQDVCIKVETHNHPSALEPYGGANTGLGGVIRDPLGTGMGARPVCNTDVFCFAPPDTPFDHLPPGVLHPRTVMHGVVAGVRDYGNRMGIPTVNGAVYFDERYLGNPLVYCGNIAMIPKGMSEKEVIPGDYIVSIGGRTGRDGIHGATFSSAELTHESEDLSGGAVQIGNPITEKMVQDVLLDARDQGLFNAVTDCGAGGFSSAVGEMGEETGAEVWLEKAPLKYSGLSYTEIWISEAQERMVLSVPEHNWQAFHDLCASEGVEASILGRFTDTKDLVLKYEDKVVGHLPMSLLHDGRPPVVREARYQPPEETQTDFTGLDFQHGDVLKKILGSWNICSKESIIRQYDHEVQAGSVVKPLVGVANDGPSDAAVVRPDLTTQRGLVISCGMNPFLGDCDPYWMAASAIDEAFRNCVAVGADPNRIAILDNFCWGNTERPETLGSLVRAALACHDVAIAYSAPFVSGKDSLNNEFSYEDEGNQKTISIPSSLLITALGQVENIEQCITMDLKASGNVLLLVGETQDEIGGSHFNVVTGNQNGIVPKVDLETAPKVFAAVHHCVTAGAIRSCHDVSEGGVAVSVAEMAFAGGLGVDVKLDSSGDEATIALFSESNTRFVIEVAEENVAKINQAFTDRGLPTPTHLGTVTDSSAVIVKDSAGNTLIDEKIDELKAIWQRPLAEF is encoded by the coding sequence ATGCTTTGGGAAATTGAGATGACGCCCCTCGGAAGTGAAGTTGACCGCGAAGGTCAGCTTGCTTTGGTGGAATGTCAACTTCGAAATCTGAATTCCATTCGTCAAATCCGAACGGCTCGCTCGTACCTCATCGAAGGAAAACTGGACGAAACCAGCGCTGCCCAAGCTGCGAGTTTGCTCAGCGATGCTGTTGTCGAACAAGCGGTCATTCGCAAACTTCCTGATCCGACAGACCCCAAACAGGGCGGCGAACGGCTTTTCAACGTCCTCTTCAAGCCCGGAGTGACAGATAACGTCGGCCGGACAGCATTAGACGCCCTCAAAAACCTCGGTGTTCAAGCGGAAGGTGTTGCGACCTGTCGAAAATACTGGATCAATGGCGATTCCGATGCTGCTGAAGTGGAACGCTTCACGACTCGAGTTTTATCGAACGATTCCATTGAGCGTGTTCTCGATGGACCGCTTCAACTCGACAGCTTGTCCGTGGGTGGTGACTATCAGTTTGAACTGAAACACGTTGCCATTCGTGAGATGGATGACGATGCGTTGATGCGTCAGAGTCGAGAAGGGCAGCTGTATCTCAGTCTCGATGAAATGCAGACAATCCGCGCCAAGTTTCAAGAGCTTGACCGCGACCCGACCGACATCGAACTGGAAACGATCGCTCAGACATGGAGCGAGCATTGTTCTCACAAAACTCTCGCAGGCCGAATTGCCTATGTCGATGAGAATGGCGAGAAGCGTTTTGAGAACATGTTGAAGGAGACAGTCTTCGCAGCGACCCAAACCATTCGTAAGAACTTAGGTGCGGATGATTGGTGTGTCAGCGTTTTCAAAGATAACGCCGGGATTGTCTTCTTTGACGACAAGCAAGATGTTTGCATTAAAGTCGAGACACATAACCATCCAAGTGCACTGGAGCCCTATGGTGGTGCCAACACCGGATTGGGAGGAGTCATTCGTGACCCTCTCGGGACAGGGATGGGAGCACGCCCGGTTTGTAACACCGATGTTTTCTGTTTCGCTCCTCCCGATACTCCCTTCGATCACCTTCCACCAGGAGTGTTGCATCCGCGGACAGTGATGCACGGCGTCGTTGCAGGAGTGAGAGACTACGGAAACCGGATGGGAATCCCGACCGTCAACGGTGCGGTTTACTTCGATGAACGCTATCTCGGAAACCCACTCGTTTATTGTGGGAACATCGCGATGATTCCCAAAGGAATGAGCGAAAAAGAAGTGATCCCCGGTGACTACATCGTTTCTATCGGCGGACGAACCGGTCGCGATGGAATTCACGGAGCGACCTTCTCCTCTGCTGAACTGACGCACGAAAGTGAAGATCTTTCCGGCGGGGCTGTTCAAATTGGAAACCCCATCACCGAGAAGATGGTTCAGGATGTCCTGTTAGATGCTCGGGATCAGGGACTTTTCAATGCTGTCACCGATTGTGGAGCTGGCGGATTCAGTAGTGCCGTTGGCGAAATGGGCGAAGAGACCGGAGCGGAAGTCTGGCTCGAAAAGGCCCCTTTGAAATACAGCGGACTCTCTTATACCGAGATCTGGATCAGCGAAGCTCAAGAGCGTATGGTCTTGTCGGTTCCGGAGCACAACTGGCAGGCGTTTCACGATTTGTGTGCCTCTGAAGGTGTTGAGGCGAGCATCTTAGGACGCTTCACCGATACGAAAGATCTTGTCCTCAAGTACGAAGACAAAGTCGTCGGGCATCTCCCCATGTCGTTGTTGCACGATGGTCGTCCACCGGTCGTGCGAGAGGCGAGGTATCAACCTCCGGAAGAAACGCAGACCGATTTCACAGGACTGGATTTTCAACATGGTGACGTGTTGAAGAAAATTCTGGGGTCTTGGAACATCTGCTCGAAGGAATCGATCATTCGGCAATACGACCACGAGGTTCAGGCGGGCAGCGTCGTCAAACCGTTGGTCGGGGTTGCGAACGATGGCCCTTCGGATGCCGCTGTTGTTCGGCCTGATCTGACCACGCAACGAGGACTCGTTATCTCGTGCGGGATGAATCCCTTCCTGGGTGACTGTGATCCATATTGGATGGCTGCTTCTGCGATTGATGAAGCGTTCCGAAATTGTGTTGCTGTCGGGGCCGATCCGAATCGCATCGCCATTCTCGACAACTTCTGTTGGGGCAACACCGAACGACCGGAAACTCTCGGTTCACTTGTTCGAGCGGCACTCGCCTGCCACGACGTTGCCATTGCGTATTCGGCTCCGTTTGTCAGTGGGAAAGATTCGCTCAACAACGAATTCAGCTACGAAGATGAAGGCAACCAGAAGACGATTTCGATTCCGTCCTCGCTGCTTATCACAGCTTTGGGGCAAGTGGAAAACATCGAGCAGTGCATCACCATGGACCTGAAAGCATCCGGAAACGTCCTGCTTCTGGTTGGTGAAACTCAAGATGAAATTGGTGGTTCTCACTTCAATGTCGTCACTGGAAATCAAAACGGAATTGTTCCGAAGGTCGATCTTGAAACGGCTCCGAAAGTTTTTGCTGCCGTTCATCATTGCGTGACCGCTGGAGCCATTCGAAGTTGCCACGATGTCAGTGAAGGTGGCGTTGCGGTTTCCGTTGCAGAGATGGCCTTCGCTGGAGGACTGGGCGTCGATGTCAAACTCGACAGTTCTGGAGATGAGGCGACCATCGCACTCTTCTCAGAAAGTAACACTCGCTTCGTGATCGAAGTCGCCGAAGAAAACGTTGCCAAGATCAATCAGGCATTCACGGATCGTGGGCTACCAACGCCAACGCATCTGGGAACTGTGACTGATTCCTCCGCAGTCATCGTAAAAGACTCCGCAGGCAACACTCTCATCGACGAGAAAATCGACGAACTCAAAGCGATCTGGCAGCGACCGCTGGCAGAATTTTAA